One part of the Phoenix dactylifera cultivar Barhee BC4 chromosome 4, palm_55x_up_171113_PBpolish2nd_filt_p, whole genome shotgun sequence genome encodes these proteins:
- the LOC103722072 gene encoding zinc-finger homeodomain protein 6-like, producing the protein MDFRNQDEDIGMPGSLGYTNPPPIRGSAFSKPSSSSSSSSLLSPRGAGPGPGPGPGNRNGNLFGSSPPPPLNPPVDPHPSHSLGKNPDPAAIPTASTPSGSRPASSSGKTPAMATESSVRYRECLRNHAAAVGGHVVDGCGEFMAYGDAGTPDALKCAACGCHRSFHRKDVDGDPSSYYRGAAAARLPLLLPPPHPQAHHHKPYPMAFPPSPSRAAPGSSSAVVAFGANTSGSGGTTTESSSEERMNAGAPPPVVVSKKRFRTKFTAEQKEKMLAFAERVGWRIHKQDEALVEQFCAEVGVRRQVLKVWMHNNKHTIRRQQQQQQQPEQQQEQQPPPPQHQQQP; encoded by the coding sequence ATGGACTTCAGGAATCAAGATGAAGATATAGGGATGCCCGGTTCTTTGGGTTACACCAACCCTCCTCCCATCCGGGGATCGGCCTTTTccaagccctcctcctcctcctcctcctcgtctctTCTCTCCCCTAGAGGAGCTGGACCTGGACCTGGACCTGGACCTGGTAATAGAAACGGCAACCTCTTTGGCAGCAGCCCACCACCCCCTCTCAATCCACCTGTAGATCCCCACCCTTCTCACTCCCTCGGAAAAAACCCGGATCCAGCTGCCATCCCCACCGCATCCACTCCATCTGGTTCCAGACCGGCTAGCAGCAGCGGCAAAACTCCCGCGATGGCAACCGAATCTTCTGTTCGGTACCGCGAGTGCCTCCGCAACCACGCGGCCGCCGTCGGTGGCCACGTCGTCGACGGCTGCGGCGAGTTCATGGCCTACGGCGACGCCGGCACCCCGGACGCCTTGAAGTGCGCCGCCTGCGGCTGCCACCGGAGCTTCCACCGCAAGGATGTCGACGGCGACCCCTCCTCCTACTACCgcggcgccgccgccgcccggctccccctcctcctccccccgcCCCACCCTCAGGCCCATCACCACAAGCCGTATCCCATGGCCTTTCCCCCGAGCCCGTCCCGGGCGGCGCCGGGGTCGTCCTCGGCGGTGGTGGCCTTCGGCGCCAACACCAGCGGCAGCGGCGGCACGACGACGGAGTCGTCCAGCGAGGAGAGGATGAACGCCGGGGCGCCGCCGCCGGTGGTGGTTTCGAAGAAAAGATTCCGCACGAAGTTCACCGCGGAGCAAAAAGAGAAGATGCTCGCCTTCGCGGAGAGGGTGGGTTGGCGGATCCACAAGCAAGATGAGGCATTAGTCGAACAATTCTGCGCCGAGGTCGGAGTTCGAAGGCAAGTTTTGAAGGTTTGGATGCACAACAACAAGCATACTATCCGaaggcagcagcagcagcagcagcaaccaGAGCAGCAACAAGAGCAGCAACCGCCACCTCCGCAACACCAGCAGCAGCCTTGA